From the Streptomyces sp. Tu 2975 genome, one window contains:
- a CDS encoding MFS transporter has product MGSTGRTERLSGAEAGAAAPRGRAPVVAALMLGMALAALDGTVVSTAVPQIVGDLGGFAVFSWLFSGYLLAVTVTLPVYGKLSDTFGRKPVLIAGIILFLLGSLLCAVAWNMAALIAFRVVQGLGGGALQGTVQTIAADLYPLKERPKIQARLSTVWATAAVAGPAVGGLLAGYADWRWIFLINLPVGAVALLLVARYFVEPARPAPAARPRVDWAGALCVFATGALLLTALVQGGTAWPWLSLPSLALFGGGAVLVAVTVVVERRAAEPIIPGWVWRRRTIAAVNLALGALGLLMVAPTVFLPTYAQSVLGLGPIAAGFVLSVMTLSWPVSAALSDRVYNRIGFRRTAILGIAAAMLVLLSFPLLPFPGEPWQPALAMLLLGAALGLFQLPLIVGVQSTVGWSERGTTTASVLFCRQVGQSMGAALFGAVANAVLLSRLGGGSLDSVSHALENPATLTTDAADGLRRAVDAAVDHVYLGAAAAAGAALLVLVLVAPKRFPVRPDAD; this is encoded by the coding sequence ATGGGGAGCACCGGCCGCACGGAACGCCTGTCCGGAGCCGAGGCGGGCGCGGCCGCACCCCGGGGGCGGGCCCCGGTCGTCGCGGCGCTCATGCTGGGCATGGCGCTGGCCGCGCTCGACGGGACGGTCGTCTCGACCGCCGTGCCCCAGATCGTCGGCGACCTGGGCGGCTTCGCCGTCTTCTCCTGGCTCTTCTCCGGCTACCTCCTCGCCGTCACCGTCACCCTCCCCGTCTACGGCAAGCTCTCCGACACCTTCGGCCGCAAGCCCGTCCTCATCGCCGGCATCATCCTGTTCCTGCTGGGCTCCCTGCTGTGCGCCGTCGCATGGAACATGGCCGCGCTCATCGCGTTCCGCGTCGTCCAGGGCCTCGGCGGCGGGGCGCTCCAGGGCACGGTGCAGACCATCGCCGCCGACCTGTACCCGCTGAAGGAACGCCCGAAGATCCAGGCCCGGCTCTCGACGGTCTGGGCGACGGCGGCGGTGGCGGGTCCCGCGGTCGGCGGGCTGCTCGCCGGTTACGCGGACTGGCGCTGGATCTTCCTCATCAATCTGCCGGTCGGCGCGGTCGCGCTCCTCCTCGTCGCCCGCTACTTCGTGGAGCCGGCCCGTCCCGCTCCGGCGGCCCGTCCCCGTGTCGACTGGGCGGGGGCGCTGTGCGTCTTCGCGACGGGCGCGCTGCTCCTCACCGCCCTCGTCCAGGGCGGCACCGCGTGGCCCTGGCTCTCCCTACCCTCGCTGGCTCTGTTCGGTGGGGGCGCCGTCCTCGTCGCGGTCACCGTCGTCGTCGAACGCCGCGCGGCGGAACCGATCATCCCGGGCTGGGTCTGGCGTCGCCGCACGATCGCTGCGGTCAACCTGGCCCTCGGCGCTCTGGGCCTGCTGATGGTCGCCCCGACCGTCTTCCTCCCCACCTACGCCCAGTCCGTGCTCGGCCTCGGCCCGATCGCCGCGGGCTTCGTACTGTCGGTGATGACCCTGAGCTGGCCGGTCAGCGCAGCCCTGTCCGACCGGGTCTACAACCGCATCGGGTTCCGGCGGACGGCGATCCTCGGCATCGCCGCGGCCATGCTCGTCCTTCTGTCCTTCCCGCTGCTGCCGTTCCCCGGCGAACCGTGGCAGCCTGCGCTCGCCATGCTGCTGCTCGGCGCGGCACTCGGTCTGTTCCAACTGCCCCTGATCGTCGGCGTGCAGTCCACCGTCGGCTGGTCGGAGCGCGGCACCACCACCGCGTCCGTCCTCTTCTGCCGCCAGGTCGGCCAGTCCATGGGCGCGGCCCTCTTCGGCGCGGTCGCCAACGCAGTCCTGCTCTCCCGCCTCGGGGGCGGCAGCCTCGACTCCGTGTCCCACGCCCTGGAGAACCCGGCCACGCTGACGACCGACGCCGCCGACGGCCTGCGGCGGGCCGTGGACGCGGCGGTCGACCACGTCTACCTGGGGGCCGCGGCCGCGGCGGGGGCCGCACTGCTGGTCCTGGTCCTCGTGGCGCCGAAGCGGTTCCCGGTGCGACCGGACGCGGACTGA
- a CDS encoding ABC transporter ATP-binding protein, whose protein sequence is MTTAVTTPAPGETGGRTAVAARGRQVVKAYGAGETRVVALDHVDVDIARGQFTAIMGPSGSGKSTLMHCLAGLDTVTSGQIFLDDTEITGLKDKKLTQLRRDRIGFIFQAFNLLPTLNALENITLPMDIAGRKPDAAWMNRVVETVGLGERLKHRPTQLSGGQQQRVAVARALAARPEIIFGDEPTGNLDSRAGAEVLGFLRTSVDELGQTIVMVTHDPVAASYADRVLYLADGRIVDEMLRPTAEAVLDRMKDFDARGRTS, encoded by the coding sequence GTGACTACGGCTGTAACCACCCCCGCACCCGGGGAGACCGGAGGGCGCACGGCCGTCGCCGCACGGGGGCGGCAGGTCGTCAAGGCGTACGGCGCCGGGGAGACCCGTGTCGTCGCGCTCGATCACGTCGACGTGGACATCGCCCGCGGGCAGTTCACCGCCATCATGGGCCCGTCCGGCTCCGGCAAGTCGACCCTCATGCACTGCCTGGCCGGTCTCGACACCGTCACCTCGGGTCAGATCTTCCTCGACGACACCGAGATCACCGGACTGAAGGACAAGAAGCTCACGCAGCTGCGCCGGGACCGGATCGGCTTCATCTTCCAGGCGTTCAACCTGCTGCCGACGCTGAACGCCCTGGAGAACATCACGCTCCCCATGGACATCGCCGGCCGCAAGCCCGACGCCGCCTGGATGAACCGGGTCGTCGAGACGGTCGGTCTGGGCGAACGCCTCAAGCACCGGCCCACCCAGCTCTCCGGCGGCCAGCAGCAGCGCGTCGCCGTCGCCCGTGCCCTCGCCGCCCGGCCCGAGATCATCTTCGGTGACGAGCCCACCGGGAACCTGGACTCGAGGGCGGGCGCCGAAGTGCTCGGCTTCCTCCGCACGTCGGTCGACGAGCTGGGCCAGACCATCGTGATGGTCACGCACGACCCGGTCGCCGCCTCCTACGCGGACCGCGTCCTGTACCTCGCCGACGGCCGCATCGTCGACGAGATGCTCCGGCCGACCGCGGAGGCCGTCCTCGACCGCATGAAGGACTTCGACGCGCGCGGGCGGACGTCATGA
- a CDS encoding FtsX-like permease family protein, producing the protein MTVFRTSLRNFFAHKGRMALSAVAVLLSVAFVSGTLVFTDTMNTTFDKLFAVSSADVTVSPKGAEDTEAPATGRPETLPASLVDQVGKVEGVKSAEGAVSSMSITVVNSENKNMGSTTGAPTIAANWTQNDLKSMEIASGHAPRGPTEVMVDADTADKHKLKLGDELRTIAVTGDFTAKITGIASFKVTNPGAAVVFYDTATAQRELLGKEGLFTNVMVVADDGVSDEVLKKNLASALEQPYKLQTAEEAADAGREEVGSFLDVMKYAMLGFAGIAFLVGIFLIVNTFSMLVAQRTREIGLMRAIGSSRKQVNRSVLIEALLLGLVGSIAGVAAGVGLAVGLMKMMSAVGMNLSTDDLTVKWTTPVVGMVLGIVVTVLAAYIPARRAGKVSPMAALRDSGMPADGRAGWIRGGIGLVLTGGGAAALLVATQAEKASEGSMFLGLGVVLSLIGFVVVGPLLAGGVVRVISVLVLRMFGPVGRMAERNALRNPRRTGATGAALMIGLALVACLSVVGSSMVASATEELDKSVGADFIVQSATMGPIVPQAQEALKKTPGLEHVTDYKGVDAKITAPDGTAEDLQLVAADPTYAQDLRRETVAGELSAAYGKDAMSVGSDYAEKRGVKVGDTIKVDFKNGSPAELKIAAITSDDTNVDKGAMYLNVTTAAQYVPAEKMPENMIMFAKAVDGQEKEAYTALKKSLAEYPQYKVQNQTDFKQDLKDQIGQLLNIVYGLLALAIIVAILGVVNTLALSVVERTREIGLMRAIGLSRRQLRRMIRLESVVIALFGALLGLGLGMGWGTSAQQLLALEGLGVLEIPWPTIITVFVGSAFVGLFAALVPAFRAGRMNVLNAIATE; encoded by the coding sequence ATGACCGTCTTCAGGACCTCGCTGCGCAACTTCTTCGCGCACAAGGGGCGTATGGCCCTCTCGGCCGTCGCGGTGCTGCTGTCGGTGGCCTTCGTGTCGGGCACGCTCGTGTTCACCGACACCATGAACACCACGTTCGACAAGCTCTTCGCCGTCTCCTCCGCGGACGTGACCGTCAGCCCCAAGGGCGCCGAGGACACGGAGGCCCCGGCGACCGGCAGGCCGGAGACGCTGCCCGCTTCGCTCGTCGACCAGGTCGGCAAGGTCGAGGGCGTGAAGTCCGCCGAGGGCGCCGTGTCCAGCATGAGCATCACCGTCGTCAACTCCGAGAACAAGAACATGGGCTCCACCACCGGTGCCCCGACGATCGCGGCCAACTGGACCCAGAACGACCTCAAGTCGATGGAGATCGCCTCGGGCCACGCCCCCCGCGGTCCCACCGAGGTCATGGTCGACGCCGACACGGCCGACAAGCACAAGCTGAAGCTGGGCGACGAGCTGCGGACCATCGCCGTCACCGGAGACTTCACCGCGAAGATCACCGGCATCGCGTCCTTCAAGGTCACCAACCCCGGTGCCGCCGTCGTCTTCTACGACACCGCCACCGCGCAGCGGGAACTGCTCGGCAAAGAAGGCCTGTTCACCAATGTCATGGTCGTCGCCGACGACGGCGTCAGCGACGAGGTGCTGAAGAAGAACCTGGCCTCCGCCCTGGAGCAGCCGTACAAGCTGCAGACCGCTGAGGAAGCGGCGGACGCCGGCCGCGAAGAGGTCGGCTCGTTCCTCGACGTGATGAAGTACGCGATGCTCGGGTTCGCCGGGATCGCCTTCCTCGTCGGCATCTTCCTGATCGTCAACACCTTTTCGATGCTGGTCGCCCAGCGCACCCGGGAGATCGGCCTGATGCGCGCCATCGGGTCGAGCCGCAAGCAGGTCAACCGCTCCGTGCTCATCGAGGCGCTGCTGCTCGGCCTGGTCGGCTCGATCGCCGGTGTGGCCGCCGGCGTGGGGCTGGCCGTCGGGCTGATGAAGATGATGTCCGCGGTCGGCATGAACCTCTCCACCGACGACCTGACCGTGAAGTGGACGACGCCGGTGGTCGGCATGGTGCTCGGCATCGTCGTCACCGTCCTCGCCGCCTACATCCCGGCGCGCCGCGCCGGCAAGGTCTCGCCCATGGCGGCGCTGCGTGACTCCGGCATGCCGGCCGACGGCAGGGCCGGATGGATCCGCGGCGGCATCGGCCTCGTCCTCACCGGCGGCGGCGCCGCGGCCCTGCTGGTCGCCACGCAGGCGGAGAAGGCGAGCGAGGGGTCGATGTTCCTCGGCCTCGGCGTGGTGCTGTCCCTGATCGGCTTCGTCGTGGTCGGCCCGCTCCTGGCGGGCGGTGTGGTGCGGGTGATCAGCGTCCTGGTGCTGCGGATGTTCGGCCCCGTCGGCCGGATGGCCGAGCGCAACGCGCTGCGCAACCCGCGCCGTACGGGAGCGACCGGCGCCGCCCTGATGATCGGCCTCGCCCTGGTGGCGTGCCTGTCGGTGGTCGGCTCGTCGATGGTGGCCTCCGCGACGGAGGAGCTCGACAAGTCGGTGGGCGCCGACTTCATCGTGCAGTCCGCCACCATGGGCCCGATCGTGCCGCAGGCGCAGGAAGCCCTGAAGAAGACGCCGGGCCTCGAGCACGTCACCGATTACAAGGGCGTCGACGCGAAGATCACCGCCCCTGACGGCACGGCGGAGGACCTGCAACTGGTCGCCGCGGACCCGACGTACGCGCAGGACCTGCGCCGCGAGACCGTGGCGGGTGAACTCTCCGCCGCGTACGGCAAGGACGCGATGTCCGTCGGCAGCGACTACGCGGAGAAGCGTGGCGTGAAGGTCGGCGACACGATCAAGGTCGACTTCAAGAACGGCAGCCCCGCAGAGCTGAAGATCGCCGCGATCACCTCCGACGACACCAACGTCGACAAGGGCGCGATGTATCTGAACGTCACGACCGCCGCGCAGTACGTCCCGGCCGAGAAGATGCCCGAGAACATGATCATGTTCGCCAAGGCGGTCGACGGCCAGGAGAAGGAGGCGTACACCGCGCTGAAGAAGTCGCTCGCCGAGTACCCGCAGTACAAGGTGCAGAACCAGACCGACTTCAAGCAGGACCTGAAGGACCAGATCGGGCAGCTGCTCAACATCGTCTACGGCCTGCTGGCGCTCGCGATCATCGTCGCGATCCTCGGAGTCGTGAACACCCTGGCCCTGTCGGTGGTCGAGCGGACCAGGGAGATCGGCCTGATGCGGGCCATCGGCCTCTCGCGCCGCCAGCTGCGCCGGATGATCCGCCTCGAGTCGGTGGTCATCGCCCTCTTCGGAGCGCTGCTCGGCCTCGGCCTGGGCATGGGCTGGGGCACCTCCGCCCAGCAGCTGCTGGCGCTGGAGGGACTGGGCGTCCTGGAGATCCCGTGGCCGACGATCATCACGGTCTTCGTGGGCTCGGCGTTCGTGGGCCTGTTCGCGGCCCTGGTGCCGGCCTTCCGCGCGGGCCGGATGAACGTCCTGAACGCGATCGCGACGGAGTAG